The proteins below are encoded in one region of Parvicella tangerina:
- the atpE gene encoding ATP synthase F0 subunit C translates to MDIPVMVGAGLVVIGAGLGIGKIGGSAMEAIARQPEAAGKIQTAMLIAAALIEGIGFAALFAV, encoded by the coding sequence ATGGACATTCCAGTAATGGTAGGAGCAGGTTTAGTAGTTATCGGTGCAGGTTTAGGTATCGGTAAAATTGGTGGATCTGCTATGGAAGCAATTGCTCGTCAGCCTGAGGCTGCGGGTAAAATTCAAACTGCTATGTTGATTGCGGCAGCTTTGATTGAAGGTATTGGATTTGCGGCATTATTCGCAGTTTAA
- the atpB gene encoding F0F1 ATP synthase subunit A: protein MKLKKLGLFVVVLFSMLSGFASGHEAPPANAPKEVKQRYVDEVKEHHLHDDHSFTIMPGVSIPLPVILFDDGVQFFMSSNFKEVKDKHGHVHTIAESGGNYYTIHHGHMYKCNEHGHVEYDKEGHAVGKVLDFSITKNVVIILLMSVFLFFFFKKMAQRYGQSAVPQKSASFFEPIIVFIRDDIAIPNIGKNYEKYMGYLLTVFFFVWFLNLAGLTPFGVSVTNNIAVTASLAILTFLITNLTANKHYWGHIFWMPGVPKPMRIVLAPIELLGIFIKPFSLMIRLFANMTAGHIVIMSILGLMYTANSIGVAAGPSALLTFVLSLLELLVAALQAYIFTMLSALYFGSANEEPHH from the coding sequence ATGAAATTGAAGAAATTAGGGCTGTTTGTAGTAGTTTTATTCTCAATGTTGAGTGGATTCGCATCAGGTCATGAAGCGCCACCAGCAAATGCTCCCAAAGAGGTTAAGCAGAGATATGTTGATGAAGTAAAAGAACATCACTTACACGATGATCATAGTTTTACCATAATGCCCGGAGTGAGTATTCCACTTCCCGTAATTCTTTTTGATGATGGTGTGCAGTTTTTCATGTCGTCTAACTTTAAGGAGGTCAAAGATAAGCATGGTCATGTTCATACAATTGCCGAGTCTGGTGGTAATTATTACACCATACATCACGGACACATGTACAAGTGCAATGAGCACGGTCATGTTGAGTATGATAAAGAAGGTCATGCAGTTGGAAAAGTGCTAGATTTCTCCATCACCAAAAATGTAGTGATTATTCTATTGATGTCGGTGTTCTTATTTTTCTTCTTCAAGAAAATGGCACAGCGATATGGTCAGAGCGCGGTTCCTCAGAAATCAGCCAGCTTTTTTGAACCGATCATTGTTTTTATCAGAGACGATATTGCTATACCGAATATTGGTAAGAACTATGAGAAATATATGGGGTATCTTTTGACGGTATTCTTCTTTGTTTGGTTCTTAAACTTAGCAGGGTTGACTCCTTTTGGAGTAAGTGTTACGAATAATATTGCGGTTACCGCATCACTTGCGATCTTGACATTCTTAATCACGAACCTGACGGCTAACAAACATTATTGGGGACACATTTTCTGGATGCCAGGTGTGCCTAAACCAATGAGGATTGTTTTAGCACCAATTGAATTACTAGGGATTTTTATTAAGCCATTCTCGTTGATGATACGTTTGTTCGCGAATATGACAGCTGGACATATCGTGATCATGAGTATTTTAGGGTTGATGTATACCGCTAATAGTATTGGCGTGGCAGCAGGTCCATCGGCTTTGTTAACTTTTGTGTTGAGTTTGTTGGAGTTGTTAGTGGCAGCTTTACAGGCTTATATTTTTACAATGTTATCGGCATTGTATTTTGGTTCGGCAAATGAAGAACCACACCACTAA